The following are encoded together in the Effusibacillus lacus genome:
- a CDS encoding nucleotide sugar dehydrogenase yields the protein MNRKIAVVGLGYVGLPVAVAFGERVPVVGFDINSKRIATLQQNIDYTGEVKSEELERAKIEFTNDEARLRECDFIIIAVPTPIDHAKQPDLTPLIKASETVGRNLQPGTIVVYESTVYPGTTEEVCIPVLEQHSGLRASQDFFVGYSPERINPGDKQHTFKTIVKVVSGQTEDTLNVIADVYGMVVEAGVYRASSIRVAEAAKVIENTQRDLNIALMNELAIIFDRLEIDTTEVLAAAGTKWNFLRFTPGLVGGHCIGVDPYYLTYKAESIGYHPQVILAGRRINDGMGKFIATSLVKQMILKGIPIQGSRVTILGLTFKENVPDIRNSKVIDIIRELWEFGVEVQVTDPLADAKEVHAEYGLDLIEVNELLAADAVILAVSHKNYIDMGWKGITALLKNEQGIVADVKSVLDVNTIPDKVTLWRL from the coding sequence ATGAACCGAAAAATTGCGGTTGTAGGGCTTGGATATGTAGGCTTGCCGGTAGCTGTAGCCTTTGGAGAGAGGGTTCCGGTTGTCGGATTTGATATTAATTCAAAACGAATTGCAACATTGCAGCAAAACATTGATTATACGGGTGAAGTGAAATCAGAAGAACTGGAAAGGGCGAAAATCGAGTTCACGAATGATGAAGCTCGCTTGAGAGAATGTGACTTTATTATTATTGCGGTTCCTACTCCGATTGATCATGCAAAGCAGCCTGATCTGACTCCTCTGATAAAAGCGTCAGAAACGGTAGGTAGAAATCTGCAGCCAGGAACGATTGTTGTCTATGAGTCTACCGTGTATCCGGGAACTACCGAAGAAGTATGTATTCCCGTGCTTGAACAGCATTCCGGTTTGCGAGCCAGTCAAGACTTTTTTGTTGGGTATTCCCCGGAGAGAATCAATCCTGGTGACAAACAACATACTTTCAAAACAATCGTTAAAGTGGTTTCCGGTCAGACTGAAGATACGTTGAATGTCATTGCGGATGTGTATGGTATGGTTGTAGAGGCGGGTGTCTACCGGGCATCCTCGATCAGGGTGGCAGAAGCGGCGAAAGTAATTGAGAATACCCAGAGGGATTTGAATATTGCCCTCATGAATGAACTCGCAATTATCTTTGATCGTCTAGAGATAGACACAACCGAAGTTCTTGCTGCTGCTGGAACCAAGTGGAACTTTCTACGGTTTACGCCCGGGCTTGTCGGAGGTCATTGTATTGGTGTAGATCCATACTATTTAACGTATAAGGCAGAGAGTATTGGTTACCATCCTCAAGTAATATTGGCGGGGCGCAGGATTAATGATGGGATGGGGAAATTTATTGCAACATCTTTAGTTAAGCAGATGATACTCAAAGGAATTCCGATTCAAGGTTCTCGTGTGACCATTCTGGGACTCACCTTTAAAGAAAACGTGCCGGATATACGCAATTCTAAAGTGATTGATATCATCCGCGAATTATGGGAATTTGGAGTAGAAGTTCAGGTTACGGACCCCCTGGCAGATGCGAAGGAAGTACATGCAGAATACGGATTGGACCTAATTGAGGTAAATGAGCTCCTGGCGGCCGATGCAGTGATTTTAGCAGTGTCTCACAAGAATTATATCGACATGGGATGGAAAGGTATAACCGCCTTATTAAAGAACGAACAGGGGATTGTAGCGGATGTGAAAAGTGTGTTAGATGTGAACACTATCCCTGACAAAGTGACTCTGTGGAGACTGTAG
- a CDS encoding NAD-dependent epimerase: protein MTKRKQILVTGSAGFIGFHLSKRLLAEGYNVIGLDNLNDYYAVSLKEARLKQLQEISGFSFIRGSLEDRQTINQMFAENSISVVVNLAAQAGVRYSLVNPHAYIDANIVGFMNILEACRHNQVEHLIYASSSSVYGANTKMPFSVHHNVDHPVSLYAATKKANELMAHTYSHLYGLPTTGLRFFTVYGPWGRPDMALFLFTKAILSGEPIKVFNHGKMKRDFTYIDDIVEGIIRLVNRKPEPNLEWSGDNPDPGTSYAPYKIYNIGNNRPVELLHFISVLEEKLGREAKKEFLPLQAGDVPETYADVDDLMREVNFQPNTSIETGIGRFVDWYRDYYGVK, encoded by the coding sequence ATGACCAAGCGTAAGCAGATTTTGGTTACCGGAAGTGCGGGATTTATTGGATTTCATTTGTCAAAGAGATTGTTGGCGGAAGGTTATAATGTTATCGGGTTGGATAATCTGAACGATTACTATGCAGTATCGTTAAAAGAAGCCCGTCTGAAGCAACTGCAAGAGATTTCCGGTTTTTCGTTTATACGCGGTTCCTTGGAAGATCGTCAAACAATCAATCAGATGTTTGCCGAGAATTCTATTTCAGTTGTGGTGAATCTGGCTGCCCAGGCGGGGGTTCGTTACAGTCTGGTTAATCCGCATGCTTACATTGATGCAAACATCGTCGGTTTTATGAATATTCTCGAAGCGTGCCGACATAACCAAGTGGAGCATCTGATTTATGCATCCTCAAGTTCCGTATATGGAGCTAATACAAAAATGCCGTTTTCGGTTCATCATAATGTGGATCATCCAGTAAGTCTGTATGCAGCGACGAAAAAAGCAAATGAACTGATGGCGCATACCTACAGCCATTTGTATGGGCTGCCGACAACAGGGCTGCGGTTCTTTACGGTATACGGTCCGTGGGGACGACCGGATATGGCATTATTCTTGTTTACAAAGGCTATTCTTTCCGGTGAACCTATTAAAGTGTTTAATCACGGAAAAATGAAAAGAGATTTTACCTATATTGATGATATTGTGGAAGGGATTATAAGACTGGTCAACAGAAAGCCTGAGCCGAATTTGGAATGGAGTGGGGACAATCCGGATCCGGGGACAAGCTATGCACCTTATAAAATCTACAATATTGGAAATAACAGACCGGTTGAACTGTTACATTTTATTTCGGTACTCGAAGAAAAATTGGGACGAGAGGCGAAAAAAGAATTTCTTCCCTTGCAGGCAGGGGATGTCCCGGAAACGTATGCGGATGTTGACGATCTGATGCGGGAAGTGAATTTTCAACCGAATACCTCAATTGAAACAGGGATTGGACGTTTTGTCGACTGGTATCGTGATTACTACGGGGTGAAATAG
- a CDS encoding NAD-dependent epimerase/dehydratase family protein, translating to MILITGWTGNTGSFVLKKIREKFPHKEIIGISRSHNGQKNEGILVEIADLSKEDQVRAVFEKYRFETIIHIANIRYSSLLMQLANTYRVPHIIMVHTTGIYSKYQAYSSLYKEIEESILKKSYENTTFTILRPTMIYGNSRDHNMHKLIRFLARSPVFPVFGDGSAVMQPVHVEDLAAAIVACVNNEKAKNKDYDLSGGTVVTYKEILQMIIGLLQKKVIFFHVPLKLAIGLASIYGKLSKKPLISVEQIERLQEDKSYPFDKAAADLNYHPRSFFEGIKQEISELKKEGLI from the coding sequence GTGATTTTAATAACAGGGTGGACAGGTAATACGGGAAGTTTTGTGCTGAAGAAGATACGTGAGAAGTTCCCGCATAAAGAGATAATAGGGATCTCCCGGTCTCATAACGGTCAGAAGAATGAAGGGATATTGGTAGAAATAGCGGATCTTTCCAAAGAAGATCAGGTGAGAGCGGTTTTTGAGAAATACCGTTTTGAAACCATCATTCATATTGCAAATATTCGATACTCTTCACTATTGATGCAATTGGCAAATACCTATCGTGTTCCCCATATCATTATGGTGCATACTACAGGCATCTATTCGAAATATCAAGCGTACAGTTCCCTGTATAAGGAAATTGAAGAATCCATTCTTAAGAAATCGTATGAAAACACCACATTCACGATTCTCCGTCCTACTATGATTTATGGGAACAGTCGGGATCATAATATGCATAAACTGATTCGTTTCCTGGCACGATCACCTGTTTTCCCTGTTTTTGGGGATGGATCGGCAGTCATGCAACCGGTTCATGTGGAAGACTTGGCTGCTGCGATTGTTGCTTGTGTAAATAATGAAAAGGCAAAAAACAAGGATTATGATCTTTCCGGGGGAACTGTTGTAACATATAAAGAAATCTTACAGATGATTATCGGATTATTACAGAAAAAAGTTATTTTTTTTCATGTTCCCTTAAAATTGGCCATAGGGCTGGCTTCTATTTATGGTAAACTGTCAAAGAAACCATTGATTTCTGTGGAACAGATAGAAAGGTTGCAAGAAGACAAATCCTATCCATTTGATAAAGCGGCGGCCGATCTTAATTACCATCCGCGCTCTTTCTTTGAAGGCATTAAACAAGAGATAAGCGAACTCAAAAAAGAAGGGCTAATATAG